The nucleotide sequence ATGCGCTGTTATGTGTCCGGCCGCGTCCAGGGCGTCGGCTTTCGCTATGCCACCGCTGAAAAAGCCTCCGCGCTTGGCGTGACCGGCTATGTCCGCAATCTGCCGGACCGCCGGGTGGAGGTGCTGGCCTGCGGCGAAGAAAGAGCGGTGACCGCCTTGCGCGACTGGCTCTGGCAAGGCCCCCAACTGGCGCGGGTCAGCGACGTTCGCTGCGATACCCTACCCCATCAGAATTTTCACGACTTCCGAATCGACTGAGCGCCTTGCTGCAAAAATTTCGGAGCGACCCTTGAATTATCCACAGGCTTATAAACTGTCTAATTTATGATACCCTAACGGCTCGCCGTCGCCAAAAACTGGGTAAAATTCCAATGTTTATGATTAACTCATTGATAAATATCATAATAATAAAGACGACAAATAAAGCGGCCCATCACTATTTTGGCAATGGCGACATGGAGTTAGACACTACGGCCAGAAGTTATCCACAAAGTTATCCACAGGCTTGGCGCTGACAGCCTTCGCTCTCCGACAAGCTTAGGCGTCGCGCGCCGGCGTCAAGC is from Candidatus Competibacteraceae bacterium and encodes:
- a CDS encoding acylphosphatase, with product MRCYVSGRVQGVGFRYATAEKASALGVTGYVRNLPDRRVEVLACGEERAVTALRDWLWQGPQLARVSDVRCDTLPHQNFHDFRID